The stretch of DNA GTTTGGGATTTTCAAAGGCCCTCTGTGGGCCCTTGAAATACGATATAAAAGAACGAAATCCAGGTCAAAGGATTATGTAAATTATGTGTAAATTTATAATAAAAGGTCTAGGCGTTTAGTCGCAACGCCCCGGATGTCCCACCGACACCAGGAGTTTTTTATAGGGATCTTAAAAACTTAATCAAAGCTTCACGATCCGCCAACGGCAACTGCGTGAATTTTGTTTTTGAATAACGAGCTTCCCCGTCATGCCACAAAATAGCTTCTTCCAAGGTGCGCGCGCGTCCATCATGTAAAAAGCCCGCGCGAGGATTGATGGTTTGAGTGTGACCAAGGCCCCATAAAGGACGGGTCTTCCACTGCCTGCCATTGGCTTCAAAGTCTTGACGACCATCGGCTAAGCCGTCACCCATGTCATGCAAAAGCATATCGGTGAACGGATAAATCTTTTGATTTGAAAAGGCCGGGTTCTTTGCTACACCGGTGGTGAAACTGGGTTGATGACAGCTGGTGCAGTTGACTTGATGAAAAACTTCAGCGCCTTTAATCACAATAGGATCATCAATATGACGACGTTCCGGCACGCCCAAAGTTTCTGAATAAAAAACCAAATCATCGGCGACTTGATCTTTTGCTTCGACCGCCGCGGGCGCTTTATCTAGCCCCAAAGATTCATATAAAGCCGTGCCAAAAATACTTTCAATCGGGAAGGCATAGTTCGTAACTCCAAGATCCCCGTTTAAAGCCCCCAAGGATTGGTGAAAGACCGACGGCGTATTGGCCTTTAAACCAAATCGCCCCAAGGACACCGGATAAGCATCCCCCCGCATTTTCTTTTGCACATCAAAAACGTAATTCGGTTTTCCGTGAACGCCTTCTTCAGAAAGATCCCGAGCCGCTAAAGCTAAAATATCTTCTTCGCGAATCGCTTCAAGTAAGCCTAGACCAATCATGGGAGTTCCCATGCGCGGGCTTGTTTTTACGTCGCTAGAATAAATTCTTGGATCATAGGCATCGGTGATTTTAAAAATCGGTTTTCTTAAAACAACTTTCTTGCCATCAGGATAAGTGAATTCAGAAAACTCATGCTTCATCCAAACACGGGCTTGCCCCACACCGGGAAAATCTTTGCGCACGCCAAAACTGCCCAGATGAAACAACTGGGTTGAAAATCCCGGAACCGCGATCGGCCCCCCCCACCCGTGCGGTTCATCGCGGGGTGTTTTTGTTCCATCTTCCACACTGATACGCAAGAAAATGGATTCGTTTTGACGAAGCATCACCCATTCCTGCCCCGGAGGAACCAGCGGCAAAGCACCGCGCCCATCGCGAGCATGACAAGCCGTACAGCTGTTATTATTAAACACCGGCCCCAGCCCCGTCAGATCACTGTCAGGGCCTGAGGAAAATCCACGACCAAAAAGGATGTCGCCTTTAAGATGTCGAGCGATCTCACTTTCAGTGAGTGCGGGTGACGGCTGTTGAAAAGCAAGCGCGGACTCTCCGGGCACTGATGTTGTAGAGTCACCCCCACTGCGGGTGGCGTAAACATAGTCCATGGAAACAGGTGCGCCCCATGACTGAGGCGCGGTGAAAACTAAAATAAGCCCGGCAATAAATTTCATAAATTACAGAAGCGGATTTACTTGGTTTGTAAACATGTCTTCTAATTTTTTAAGCTCGGCAATCGCCGCAAAAATTCTTACGCGACCGTCTGGAGTTTTAATCGCACGCCCAAAAGAAATCCCTTGAGGACCGGCGATGTCGGCAATTTTTTGACGGCACAAAAGAATTTGAACTTCAACTTGTTCTGCAAGCACCGGATTTTGTTGCGCGACTAAAGCTTTTAAACCTGGACCGTTACCAATGCCACCGAAAGTTCCCGTGTAAACATTGTAGATAGAATCCACGTTGCTCATGTAATCATTTAAAGAATTCCATGAAAACGGGGATTCTTCTAAACGAGCATTCGCATCTTCAGGTGTTTCACCGGTGGCGTCCGGAAGTTTGGCACCGCTCGCTTCAGCCAAGATACCGACAATGCCGTTACCAAATTCCGCCATCACCGCTTCTTCGCTGGTGTAGAAAGGATTGCTCGCACCGGGCTGGCTGATAAGATAATAGTACCCCACAGAGCTTGTGTCTTCTGGATCATGGTGAGTGGTCCAAGAGTAAATCAAAAGAGCTACTTGTTCGTTTAATAGTTCCGTTGCGGCTTGAAGGTAAGCAAATTCACGAGGCTTGATCGTCCCCACACTGCGAGTGTTGGAAGTGATTCCTTCACCAAAAAGGAAGTATTCAATCGCGTGGAAACCTTGAACTTCAGAAGGCAAACCACGCACGAATTCAGTGTTGATTTCATAATTAGAAGAAAGAATTTTTTTAAGATCCGTTAAAGCCAAAGGCCAAGTATCGATCATCGGATCAATACCCAAGCTGTCCATCGGACCAAACAAAAAGCCTTCTGAAACTTCGTAAGAATAGCGAGCCGCTCTCCACGCGCTTTGGGCGGCCTCAAGATTTTTTTGCGTGGGCTGCGCGATCAGCGTATCGACAGAGGCTTTCAGCTCTTGAGATTTTTGTTGGAAATCCGCATAGGTTTTTAAGATCACGTTGTAAGAAACGTTCTGGATAACTTCCGCACGAGTCACGGCCTGCGCCGACACGGCAAAACCCAGCACCGCAAATAAACTGACAAAAAGGCTTTTCATAGATCCTCCGAATGAGAGTCTATGTAGTTGAGAACCAATTTCAGGTCAAAATCCTTGGTCAATTGAAAGCTAGTTGAAGAGCCGAATCCCGAATCAAGTTCCGGCCTCAAAACCCAAACGCCACGCTCATCTTAACTTTCTCCTGGCTAACCCATTGAAACTAAGAGGTTTTCACCGATCTTGACAAAGTATATACAACAGCATACACTAAGGAAGTCGACTTGGACTTTGATAGTCATCTTTTGCGAGCGCACGCCAAATAAAATTCGAATCATAGGCGCTAGACGAGTTACAAATAATGAAAGGGTACAATATGAAGAAGGAATATGATTTAAAAAAATTAACAAAAAGACCCAATCCCGTGAAGGCCGACAAAGAAGCAGCAAAGACCCCGATCAGCATACGTATTGATGGCGGAGAGCTTGCAGAAATCCGGACAGAAGCAGAACGCATGGGCATTCCCTATCAAACACTGATTAGTAGCATTCTTCATAGGTATGTTTCCGGAGAGCTCATAGACAGGTCAGCGCCGGAATTAAAGAAAATTTTTAAAGGAGTTTCTTAAGGACTGCGCTGGAAGGTCTTCCAGGACTTTCCTTCACGTTTATAGATGTAGCGCTCATGCAAACGGCCATTGAGGCCAAACCAGAATTCAATTTCTTCAGGGATCACGCGCCATCCCCCCCAATTCTGGGGACGCGGAACAGGCTGCCCTTCAAACTGTTTTTCATACTCTTGCACCCGACGCGAAAGCCATTCTTGATCCGGGATTTCAGAACTTTGTTTACTGGCCCAAGCACCTAATTGGCTTAACCGAGCGCGCGTGGCAAAGTACTTATCACTTTCTTCCGCGGAAATTTTAGAAGCTTTTCCCGTGATGCGGATTTGGTGCCACAGAACAGGCCAATGAAAATTCAAACACACTTGTGGGTTGGCGTCGATGTCTTTGCCTTTATGACTTTCATAGTTGCCATAAAAAACAAAACCTTCCTGTGAGACCTCTTTAAGATAGACGATTCTCACGGAAGGAGTTCCCTTTTCATCCACGGTGGCCAGCGACATCGCGTTTGCTTCCGGGACTTGTTTTGCGATCGCCTCTTTTAAGAGGCGATCAAACTGCACAAAAGGGTCAATGCTTGTATCGAACATTATTTCTTAGCTTTTGGTGGAGCTTTAACGATCTCGATCAACTCAACATCGAAAACTAGAACTGAGTTCGGTGGGATGCCTGGACGACCAGAAGGACCGTAAGCAAGTTCTGGTGGGATGAAAAGTTTAGCTTTGCCGCCCACTTTCATCAATTGAAGAGCTTCTGTCCAACCTGGGATCACGCCGCCCACGGGGAATTCAGCAGGTTGACCACGATCGTAAGAAGAATCGAATTGTTCGCCGTTCGTCAAAGTTCCTTTGTAGTGAACTTTTACGACGTCTTCTTTTTTAGGAGTGGCACCAGTGCCTTCTTTTTCCATGATGTATTGCAAGCCAGAAGCTGTTGATTTAACACCCGCCGCTGATTTGTTTTTTTCTAGGAATTCTTTACCCGCTTTAGCATTTGAATCCGCAACTTCAGATTGCTTTTTCATCGCCATTTCTTGAAGTTTCATCATCGCGGCTTGCATGTCTTCTTTAGACATTTCGTTTTTACCAGCCATAGCATCTTTCAACGCCATTGCCAGAGCATCCGTATCGATGTCGATATTTTGTTGTTTCAAGTTACCACCGATTTGTTGACCGATAGCATAGCTCGCTTTTCTTACGTCTGTGTCGAGCTTTACTTTCTTTTGGCACGCAGTTGTTACAGTCAAAGCTGCTACAACGAGGGCTCCAAGTACTAACTTATTCATTGCTGTCTCCCCTTCAAGGATGTTTTAAAATCAAACAAAGTTATTCCGGCACGTCCGGAGTGCAAGCACCTATCCTCCGACGTTTTGTCGGTTTTTCAAATAGATAACGCGCAGAGAAAAAAGCGATTTAAAAGTGCGGACAAACACATCGCAAAAAACAAAAAGGGACTCCATCTCCGGAATCCCTTTTAAGCCTCATCTTAAAAATCCTGATTTTAAGATTTTTTATTTACGTCTCGCTCTTCTTGTTTAACTTCCGATGGGTTCATCGGCGCTTGGTTATTGCGAGTCAGTTGCTCGCGATTCACTTCGCTTTCCTCTTTAGGATCTTCGTTAAGAGCTTTTTTAAATCCGCGAATAGACTCCCCCAAAGAACGTCCCAAACCGGGAAGTTTACTTGGCCCAAATAGAAGCAAAGCAATACCGCCAATCAATAGAATTTCCGTCCATCCAAGGTTCATAGGCTCTCCTCTCAAGTAACTATAAGCTACTATAAGGACCTATTGCGTGGCAACAAAAGCCCGTGCATTATATTGATATACGCATACGGAGGAACCATGCTGCTAGCCATCACTGCATTATTATTCATTGGTCCCTTATCAGTTCAGGCTCAACAGCCGGGTGAACAACCAGCCCCGACCGTCAAAGTTCCAGTCGAATCCCCGGCGACTCCTGCCCAAAAAAAAGGCTTAACTACGGATCTTTTTGAAAAAGACGAGGACTATAAAGAAGCCAAAGACGAAAACGACGGCCTGAAAAGTCTGACCGCCAAAGTCAAAGTCGTTCGCGAAGAATCCGATGGTGTGGAAGTCTTCTTTGAAGGAGATAAAAACACCGGCACATTCTTTCTTCATCGCGCAATACCGCACTATGCTAAAATCTTAAAAGACCTAGAGAAAAGTAAAAAACCGCAAGGCCCACCGGTGAGCATTTCATACACCGAAGATAAAAAGATTAAGAAGGTCGAACTAAAAACCGAAGACACCGGCAAAGTCGCCCCTAAAAACCCAAATGAAAAATGGGATTTGAGCCTTTAGTTATCCGCTTGATTCAGTGAAGGGGAAGTGAGAGGCTTCCCGTTATGCGTATTCTTGTCGTTGAAGACCAAGTCAAAATGGCTAACTTTTTAAAAAAAGGCCTCAATGAGGTGGGCTATGCCGTAGATATCGCCGAGTGCGGAGCGGCGGCGGAATCTTATATGGCTCAAGGTGAATACGATTTGGTGATCTTAGATGTCATGCTGCCCGATCAAAGTGGCATTGATACAGCCCGACACATTCGCACGGACGGATACGATGGACCGATCCTTATGCTCACGGCCCTTGCGACCACCAAAGACAAAGTTCATGGCTTAGATGCCGGTGCCGATGATTATCTTACCAAACCTTATTCTTTTGATGAACTTCATGCCCGGGTGCGCGCTTTACTTCGCCGAAAAACTCCATTGCCCAATGGAGCTAAATCCAACACACTGAAATATTCAGAGTTGGAACTTGATTTGATCCAACGTCGTGCGCGTCGCGACGGTCAGGAAATTTCACTGACCACCAAGGAGTTTGCGTTATTAGAATATTTCATGCGCAACCCCGAGCGTCCTTTAGGTCGCGTTTCGATTGCCGAACACGTTTGGGATATTCATTTTGATTCTGAAAGCAACGTCATCGACGTGTACATCAATTTATTGCGTAAAAAAATCGATGCGCCATTTTCTAAGAAACTGATCCATACGGTTGTTGGAACAGGCTATGTTCTTAAAGAAAATCTTTAGTCCTTTATCAAGTCTTAGTATTCGCCTTCGTCTCGCTATCATCTTTGTCTTTATCTTTGGGGCGACGACCATCGTTTTTAATATGTTTTTATTTAAAGCGATGATCGATACGCTTCAGCAGGATTTCGATGATGCGCTTTTTAATTATTCCGTCGACGTATCGGAAGGGATTGAAATCGGCATCAAAGGCGATCTTAGCTTCCCGCCTTTGCGTTTAGATCACGGTAAGATCTTGCCCTTTCCGTTAGGAACCGCCTTGATTCAAGTGCGCCACAGTTCGGGTGCCGTGCTTGCACGGGTCGGAAATTTCGGTGATTTTAATCCGCCTTATAAAAAAGATTTCGAACGCATTTGGAAGGGCGAAGAAGCCACCTATCGCACCATCAACAAGGTCAGCAACATTCCGTCAGCCGAAGCGGATTCTTATCGTTTGATTTCTTTTCCGTTAGATAATGCCGCCAAACCGCAGTTGTTGTTACAAATCGCCGTGCCCATGACTTTGCTTGAAACCCAAGTGCGCCAGCGCTTGACGTTGTTGCAAATCGGAATTCCCTTAGTTCTTATTATCGCGACCTTTGGGGGCATGTTCTTTTCTACGCGGGCGCTAAAGCCCTTAAAGAACATGATCCAAACGGCCAAAGAAATTAAAGCGACAGAACTTTCTAAACGCGTTCCGGTTCCGAATGCCAAAGATGAAATTCGCGAGCTGACATTAACCATGAACGATATGCTTGATCGCATCGAACAGTCTTTTCAAAGTCAGGAACGATTTGTCGCCGATGCTTCGCACCAACTGCTGACGCCCCTGACGATCATGCGCGGTGAATTAGAGCTTTTGCAAAAGACCGAAAAAAAAGACATCGATGGTTTTATTAAAAGCTCTTTGCAAGAGGTTGATAATTTAGCCGACATTGTCCAAGAGATGCTTTTATTGTCCCGCGTGGACGCAGGGATTGGAGCCTTAAATCTTCAAGACCTTGCGCTAGATGAAGTTGTTTTTGAGACGCTCCCCCGGGCTGAACGCCTGGCGAACTCCAAAGGCATCAAATTAAAATTTGATATCAATAATGAGTCCGGCGGCGATCGCAAAATGATCCGCGGGGACAATGATCTGCTGCAAAATCTGATTTTTAATATCATCGAAAATGCGATTAAGTATTCGCCCAATAATGAGATCGTGACCATCACTTTAAACTGGAAAGCTGAATCGTCAGAGCTAGTTATCCAGGATAACGGACCTGGAATTAATGAGGACCAGCTGCCTTATATCTTTGATCGTTTCTCTCGCGGCTCTAAAATTGAGACTCGCGTTAAAGGCTTTGGTCTGGGCTTAGCCATCGCCCAAAAGATCGCCATTCTTCACAACACAAAAATCAAAGCTGAGAATCGTCCAGGTCACGGCGCACAATTTAGTATTGAAATTAAAAACATTTAATACCCTTTTAATTGGGCATTTAACCTCGTCTGTTAGTCTTTTTCTTGTCGAGTTAACGACATTCTAACAAAACCAATGGAGGTTTTATGAAAATCGCTTCTATCATCATGTCTCTAGTATTCGCAGGTGTTATCGCTCAAGCTAACGAACCAGCTCACGGCACTGCAGCTCCAGCTGCTCCAGCTACTACTGAAACTAAAGTAGAGAAAAAAGAAATGAAGAAAAAAGGCCACGCGAAAACAGAAACTAAAACTGAAGAGAAAAAAGAAGAAGTAAAACACTAGTTTTACTTTCGAGTAGTTTGCTCTACTAGTTGAAACCCACAATCTTTGGATTGTGGGTTTTTTGTTTTTATTATCGTTATCGTTTAATTTAGAATGCGCGGATAAAGCTTATTTTCTTGCCGTCAATAGAACCTATAAATGCGGTATGGTCTCCTCCTAAACCGTCTTTAAAGTTCATGCACATTAAGATCTTCCCGGGGCCCGGATCTCTTGGGGCAAAAGATTTTTCTTTACTATCGCAAGGTCTTACTTTTTTTCTGGCCGCAGTCAGCGCGACAAAAGCCGTCGATGTACGCACTTGATTTTCCCGATCAACAGTATCGCTAAATACATTTTTTGCACAATGTAAATACTGATCAAAATCTCGGTTGAATTCTTTGTGGCAGGAAAAGATCTTTGCCATGCTCTTTTCTAATCGATCTGCATTCTCGGCCACGCTCATGCTTGGAAGAAAGAGCAGGATCAAGACTATTTTTTTCATCGGGCACCTCCAGCGGACTTGCTCCCTTCATCGTTCGATCCGGCCGCCGTGGGCTCCTGCAGGCCCAACTCTTGACACCGGGGCCCAATCACATCTTTTAGCGCACCAGGATAACGTTTTACTAAGGCCCTGCATTTCTGAGGCTCTATGGGGCAGGATTTTGCCGGCCATCCCTTTTTGCGTAAAACCTCACCTGAAGCCGCCATCACCGTCATTTTCATTTTACTACTCACATATTCGTTGCAGTTAATGCTTTCATCCCAAGCATCCGAGATATATTCATCCCAAGAAAATTTTCGTGCTTGCTTCCACCGACTGTGTTCGCAGACAAAATAGGGATTATCTCCAGACGTAAGATCGCTCCAAAAGCGATATCCCTCGTAATTGGCTGCGATATCCGCATAAGAATAAACACCCGTCCCCATTTTTCCCCATAAATTATTTTCTTGATATTGACTGGCCTCCAGCACCGCTGTAGCACCCTGGCCTCGAGTTTTGAGCTTCCAAGTTTTGGCGTCCTGTTCAATCAGCGCTTTGTTGGCGGAAAAACTAAAATCGGTCGGAGGTGCTTCGGGAGCGCGCTTTTCATCAAGGAAAGGGCGATCATTGGCGACGACGTACATTTCAAAACCGGTATGCAAAAAATGACCTAATTTATCAGCACTAAATACGCGCCCTTTGTAAGTGGCCAGGGGCGCGCAACAGGCCAAGGCCGCCATGGGAGCCTCGGCCATCGTGCCTTGATATATGGATTTTTTAAATTTTATTCCGGTGGCTTTGGCTTCTTTATTATCATCAAGCCAACTTTCAATCTGCGCAATCCCGAAACCGCCCATTGATTTAATCAGTTCGGTTCGTAATGCCTCAACACTGCAGTTTTTCACCTTGCCGGCCGCAGCGTTAAGCTCCTCATTCATTTTCTTGTCTAGCATGGCGGAAACTTCGGGGGCGTCCTCACGTCTAGTGAAATAATCCGCTTCGGCCGCCAGAAGGGGGGTTGACAACAATATCATCGCACTAAAAATACAAATGTGTCTCATGCTCTCAGTTTAAGACATTTCAAAAGCAAAACGATAGAATTGTCTAGACTAGTCCAGGTGCTACTTTAAAAATTCTTGGAAAGCATTCCAATATTTTTTGATAAATTCCTTCGTGCGCTCTTCGGTGAGCTTTCCATTTTCATCAAAGGCCTTATTGCCATTAAAATAAAATTCAGGCTGACACAGCATCTGCACATTTAAATGCGCCATCACCTGTCGCAAGTGCTGTTGGGCCCCGAACGTCCCGATACTGCCCGACGAAGCCCCCGTGATTGCACCCTTCTTACCTTCCCAAGAATTATCGGGATGAGGGCGCGAGCCCCAGTCAATGGCATTTTTTAAAACCCCGGGCATGGATCGGTTGTATTCAGGCGTGATGATCAGAACGGCATCGCAGTCTTTAATTCGTTGCTTAAAATCTTTTACAATTTTTGGCGCGTCTTTTTCGATGTCTTGGCTGAAATGAGGCAACAGCGAAATATCAAATGTATCGACCTCAAATCCACTGGGCGCATTTTCTTTTAAGGCGTTATAAAATTTTTTATTTAAAGAGTCTTTCGAGATCCCACCCACAAGGGCTAAAACTTTTTTTGCCATGCCGGCTCCTTTCGGAAATCATGGGTAGTTTAGCGGGGCCGGGCAGGTGTCGCTTTTTATTGATGGGGGTTTTGTGGAAAAACATCGATTTAACCTCATACCGGTCACCGGAAGTTCCACTCAGACAGGGACTAAGCATGATAATAGGGACTTGAGAATCCACATATAAACTAATCGAAAAAAAGTTCTCGTACTTTTGGCTTAAGCTTTTATCATTATTGGAGATGAAATTTTCAGATACAGTAAGCTTGCAAAAGTTAAAGCGCTCTAGGTCATTATCACAAAAAATAGAATCCTGGCGTTTTTCTTTAGAAAACTGAACATTCAATCCTAAATGATCTGACAATGTCCCATTTTGCAGGCAGATACAGTAACATCATTTAAGCTATAGCAAACAAAATCTATATCGTGGTTCATATCAACCTCGGTCTTGATTTCTACTAACCCATTTGAGTCTGTCTTCCTTGTAGATACTCAGCCCAAGCAGAACACCTTAACGAGACTACATAGTATCATATTTTACCGAACAATTTGTGGCACGATCCGGTATATGTTGGGGGGGGGGGCGGATAAGAATCTTTAGCACTACTACGACGCCCCAAGACTCGCTATCAATAAGACTCCACCCTAGAGGCAGAAAGGTGTGAAACCTTACCTGCAACAAAATGAATCTCAAAACTTGAACTAACATCCGCTCCCCCCTTAGGGCGCTGTTCAGCCACCTGATATTGATAAAGAAGTAGCTTCGATTGTTCTTTACTAGGTGAACCTAGTATTTTTTTAACAAGATCTTTCGACATTCCAACTCGAACCTCACCAATATTTAAGCCAAGGTTCACTTTCGAAGACTTAGTACAAATCTTCTTCAGCCGATACTGAGCTTCCGCTCCAAACAAACCAGCGGACGAGATCACATGCTCACTGCCACCCATTTCGCCGGATTCAAAAGTTATGACAGAACCGTCCATTCCGGCATAGCACAAAACGTATAAGCTATTTCCAGCATCTCCTTCGTGATAAACTTCACCACCGCCGAAAACGCCCTTAACATCGGACAGTTTTGATCGACCAACTGTTAAGCCTAGAATAGAGAGCTCAACATCCTGTTGTTTTCTCTGAATGACCTTGACCTTAGAAACACGGCTACCGTCACTAAGCTCTACAGAAATAGTCGTTGATTTTGCTGTCGCTACGTCCAATAGTAGCAATGTGCTTACTATCAAGATGAAAAATCTTTTCAAGTTATGGTCCAACATTAACTATCTCCCCCGCAGGAATAAGTACTCTATTACGTGGCAAAATCATACAACCATGGGATGCATCGTTAGATGAATTATTCCCATGTATCCTAAAGCTATTTGGGTCTCTACCCATCATAGTGATGGCAAAGCTTGTTGCCAAATCAGGATTGAGAGAAATGGTATTCGGGCCAGTTGACCTGAACCCCTTAACTTAATCCACCCAATAAGGTAATATTGAGGGGTAAATAGAGGTTTGTCTATGGCAAGAAAAAAATATACACCAGAACAGGTCGACCAGATCTTGGGTCACTGGCTTTTAGCCAACGGCTATGAAGAAATCAGTTTACAGTGCGAAAACAAATCGGCCTGCTATCAATGGCAGGGCACTTGGGTTGGCCGTTATCCTACTGGCAAAAAGTAGGAAAAAAATTTCGCCATTTATCTTCGTCCGGCGGACGTATAACAATTCGAAAGATGCATCTTAGGTCCATAGTGGTCGCTACCAATGAATCTCTAAAGTTGCAATGCGTCCCCTAAGTTAGTGTATTTATTAATGTAAATACATTATACATACGTCATATTTACAATTTTTAAAATTTGAGTATACTACAAATG from Bdellovibrio bacteriovorus encodes:
- a CDS encoding twin-arginine translocase TatA/TatE family subunit, translating into MNLGWTEILLIGGIALLLFGPSKLPGLGRSLGESIRGFKKALNEDPKEESEVNREQLTRNNQAPMNPSEVKQEERDVNKKS
- a CDS encoding FKBP-type peptidyl-prolyl cis-trans isomerase — translated: MNKLVLGALVVAALTVTTACQKKVKLDTDVRKASYAIGQQIGGNLKQQNIDIDTDALAMALKDAMAGKNEMSKEDMQAAMMKLQEMAMKKQSEVADSNAKAGKEFLEKNKSAAGVKSTASGLQYIMEKEGTGATPKKEDVVKVHYKGTLTNGEQFDSSYDRGQPAEFPVGGVIPGWTEALQLMKVGGKAKLFIPPELAYGPSGRPGIPPNSVLVFDVELIEIVKAPPKAKK
- a CDS encoding NADPH-dependent FMN reductase, translating into MAKKVLALVGGISKDSLNKKFYNALKENAPSGFEVDTFDISLLPHFSQDIEKDAPKIVKDFKQRIKDCDAVLIITPEYNRSMPGVLKNAIDWGSRPHPDNSWEGKKGAITGASSGSIGTFGAQQHLRQVMAHLNVQMLCQPEFYFNGNKAFDENGKLTEERTKEFIKKYWNAFQEFLK
- a CDS encoding response regulator transcription factor produces the protein MRILVVEDQVKMANFLKKGLNEVGYAVDIAECGAAAESYMAQGEYDLVILDVMLPDQSGIDTARHIRTDGYDGPILMLTALATTKDKVHGLDAGADDYLTKPYSFDELHARVRALLRRKTPLPNGAKSNTLKYSELELDLIQRRARRDGQEISLTTKEFALLEYFMRNPERPLGRVSIAEHVWDIHFDSESNVIDVYINLLRKKIDAPFSKKLIHTVVGTGYVLKENL
- a CDS encoding imelysin family protein gives rise to the protein MKSLFVSLFAVLGFAVSAQAVTRAEVIQNVSYNVILKTYADFQQKSQELKASVDTLIAQPTQKNLEAAQSAWRAARYSYEVSEGFLFGPMDSLGIDPMIDTWPLALTDLKKILSSNYEINTEFVRGLPSEVQGFHAIEYFLFGEGITSNTRSVGTIKPREFAYLQAATELLNEQVALLIYSWTTHHDPEDTSSVGYYYLISQPGASNPFYTSEEAVMAEFGNGIVGILAEASGAKLPDATGETPEDANARLEESPFSWNSLNDYMSNVDSIYNVYTGTFGGIGNGPGLKALVAQQNPVLAEQVEVQILLCRQKIADIAGPQGISFGRAIKTPDGRVRIFAAIAELKKLEDMFTNQVNPLL
- the pdxH gene encoding pyridoxamine 5'-phosphate oxidase, giving the protein MFDTSIDPFVQFDRLLKEAIAKQVPEANAMSLATVDEKGTPSVRIVYLKEVSQEGFVFYGNYESHKGKDIDANPQVCLNFHWPVLWHQIRITGKASKISAEESDKYFATRARLSQLGAWASKQSSEIPDQEWLSRRVQEYEKQFEGQPVPRPQNWGGWRVIPEEIEFWFGLNGRLHERYIYKREGKSWKTFQRSP
- a CDS encoding sensor histidine kinase, whose protein sequence is MFLKKIFSPLSSLSIRLRLAIIFVFIFGATTIVFNMFLFKAMIDTLQQDFDDALFNYSVDVSEGIEIGIKGDLSFPPLRLDHGKILPFPLGTALIQVRHSSGAVLARVGNFGDFNPPYKKDFERIWKGEEATYRTINKVSNIPSAEADSYRLISFPLDNAAKPQLLLQIAVPMTLLETQVRQRLTLLQIGIPLVLIIATFGGMFFSTRALKPLKNMIQTAKEIKATELSKRVPVPNAKDEIRELTLTMNDMLDRIEQSFQSQERFVADASHQLLTPLTIMRGELELLQKTEKKDIDGFIKSSLQEVDNLADIVQEMLLLSRVDAGIGALNLQDLALDEVVFETLPRAERLANSKGIKLKFDINNESGGDRKMIRGDNDLLQNLIFNIIENAIKYSPNNEIVTITLNWKAESSELVIQDNGPGINEDQLPYIFDRFSRGSKIETRVKGFGLGLAIAQKIAILHNTKIKAENRPGHGAQFSIEIKNI
- a CDS encoding di-heme oxidoredictase family protein — its product is MKFIAGLILVFTAPQSWGAPVSMDYVYATRSGGDSTTSVPGESALAFQQPSPALTESEIARHLKGDILFGRGFSSGPDSDLTGLGPVFNNNSCTACHARDGRGALPLVPPGQEWVMLRQNESIFLRISVEDGTKTPRDEPHGWGGPIAVPGFSTQLFHLGSFGVRKDFPGVGQARVWMKHEFSEFTYPDGKKVVLRKPIFKITDAYDPRIYSSDVKTSPRMGTPMIGLGLLEAIREEDILALAARDLSEEGVHGKPNYVFDVQKKMRGDAYPVSLGRFGLKANTPSVFHQSLGALNGDLGVTNYAFPIESIFGTALYESLGLDKAPAAVEAKDQVADDLVFYSETLGVPERRHIDDPIVIKGAEVFHQVNCTSCHQPSFTTGVAKNPAFSNQKIYPFTDMLLHDMGDGLADGRQDFEANGRQWKTRPLWGLGHTQTINPRAGFLHDGRARTLEEAILWHDGEARYSKTKFTQLPLADREALIKFLRSL